From Triticum aestivum cultivar Chinese Spring chromosome 4A, IWGSC CS RefSeq v2.1, whole genome shotgun sequence, a single genomic window includes:
- the LOC123083088 gene encoding arabinogalactan protein 1, translating into MARFAVVAAVIALLAVAAAAQGPMPAPRMAPLPAPPARSPATAPAPVATPPTAASPSPMASPPAPPTDAPSAMTPSAVSATPTGAPTGAPASSAVYSSAASFVAVAGAVAAAIMF; encoded by the coding sequence ATGGCTCGCTTCGCCGTGGTCGCCGCCGTCATCGcgctcctcgccgtcgccgccgccgcgcagggCCCCATGCCGGCGCCCAGGATGGCCCCGCTCCCCGCACCGCCGGCGAGGTCGCCGGCCACCGCCCCTGCGCCGGTCGCCACCCCGCCCACCGCCGCGTCGCCGTCCCCGATGGCCTCGCCCCCGGCCCCGCCCACCGACGCTCCCTCCGCGATGACGCCCTCCGCGGTCTCCGCCACGCCCACCGGTGCCCCCACCGGCGCCCCCGCGAGCTCCGCCGTGTACTCGTCCGCCGCCAgcttcgtcgccgtcgccggcgcggTCGCAGCCGCCATCATGTTCTAG